A genome region from Flavobacterium sp. CFS9 includes the following:
- the nusB gene encoding transcription antitermination factor NusB: MQSIYAMHQSGSDNMEKEEKFLFYSIDNIQDLYLIMLSSLIEICKKESVFLHLSSKKHLATAAERNPNEKFIKNKIFQLLAESNSLSIALENRKINNWNLNDDYIILLLNDIKSSALYAKYMSTTTNTFEEDRQFVIDLFAEVIVPNEKLYEYLEDDKLTWVDDIPVVNTHIIKQLKAIKTEDPDDFRVPRLYKDVEDKDFAKDLFRRTVLNESVFAKEYDDKTPNWDSERIAEIDTIILKMAICEFLKFPSIPVKVTLNEYLEIAKEYSTPKSSIFINGILDNLVKELTANKKMIKVGRGLM; encoded by the coding sequence ATGCAATCCATTTATGCAATGCATCAAAGCGGTTCTGATAATATGGAAAAAGAAGAGAAGTTTCTTTTTTACAGTATTGACAATATTCAGGATCTATATCTTATAATGCTTTCTTCATTGATTGAAATTTGCAAAAAAGAGTCTGTTTTTTTACATCTTTCAAGTAAAAAACATCTTGCAACCGCTGCAGAACGTAATCCGAATGAAAAATTCATAAAAAACAAAATTTTTCAACTTCTGGCCGAAAGTAATTCACTTAGTATTGCTTTAGAAAATCGTAAAATTAACAACTGGAACCTGAACGACGATTATATTATTTTACTTTTAAATGATATTAAGTCAAGTGCTTTGTATGCAAAATACATGAGTACTACAACCAATACTTTTGAAGAAGACAGACAATTTGTGATTGATTTGTTTGCTGAAGTAATTGTTCCAAATGAAAAATTATATGAGTATTTAGAAGATGATAAGTTAACCTGGGTTGATGATATTCCGGTTGTAAATACACACATCATTAAACAATTAAAAGCGATTAAAACGGAAGATCCGGACGATTTCAGAGTGCCTAGATTGTACAAAGATGTTGAGGATAAGGATTTTGCTAAAGATTTGTTCAGAAGAACAGTTTTAAACGAATCGGTTTTTGCAAAAGAATACGATGATAAAACGCCAAACTGGGACAGCGAAAGGATTGCGGAAATTGATACTATTATTTTAAAAATGGCGATCTGCGAATTTTTAAAATTCCCTTCTATTCCGGTAAAAGTAACTCTTAACGAATATTTAGAAATTGCAAAAGAGTATTCTACTCCAAAAAGTAGTATTTTTATCAACGGAATTTTAGATAATCTGGTTAAAGAGCTTACAGCGAATAAAAAGATGATCAAAGTAGGCCGTGGTTTAATGTAA
- a CDS encoding PUR family DNA/RNA-binding protein gives MRENDMLEKEEIFSKVLRAGRRTYFFDVRATKADDYYITITESKKFTEEDGSFHFKKHKIYLYKEDFSAFAEILEEMTSYVLNHKGEEVISERHQKDFKKEYGSDKPEGQRTSFTDIDFDDI, from the coding sequence ATGAGAGAAAATGACATGTTAGAAAAAGAAGAGATTTTTTCTAAAGTATTACGAGCAGGAAGAAGAACTTATTTCTTTGATGTGAGAGCTACTAAAGCTGATGATTATTATATCACAATTACCGAAAGTAAAAAATTTACTGAGGAGGACGGTTCCTTTCATTTTAAAAAACACAAGATCTACTTGTACAAAGAAGACTTTAGTGCTTTTGCCGAGATACTTGAAGAAATGACTTCCTATGTCCTGAACCACAAGGGCGAAGAAGTAATCTCTGAAAGACATCAAAAAGATTTCAAAAAAGAATATGGTTCTGATAAACCTGAAGGACAAAGAACCAGTTTTACAGATATAGATTTTGACGATATTTAG
- a CDS encoding hydroxymethylglutaryl-CoA lyase: MNKEIKIIECPRDAMQGIKTFIPTKNKVSYIQSLLRVGFDTIDFGSFVSPKAIPQMQDTAEVLAQLDLSQTTSKLLAIIANTQGAALAAAHQPIQYLGFPFSISENFQMRNTHKTIAESLITLEEILEIADQKNKEVVTYLSMGFGNPYGDPWNVEIVGEWTEKLAGMGVKILSLSDTVGSSTPEVITYLFSNLIPKYPQIEFGAHLHTTPNSWFEKIEAASNAGCTRFDGAIQGFGGCPMATDKLTGNMPTEKLISYFTSNKKVTGLNSLSFESAYNEASKLFGKFH, encoded by the coding sequence TTGAATAAAGAAATCAAGATTATCGAATGTCCACGTGATGCTATGCAAGGCATCAAAACTTTTATACCTACTAAAAATAAGGTTTCCTATATACAGTCTTTACTGAGAGTGGGTTTTGATACTATCGATTTTGGAAGTTTTGTGTCTCCAAAGGCAATTCCTCAAATGCAGGATACTGCCGAAGTTCTGGCTCAGCTTGATTTGTCGCAGACAACAAGCAAATTGTTAGCGATTATTGCCAATACACAGGGGGCAGCGCTGGCCGCAGCACATCAACCTATTCAATATCTGGGATTTCCTTTTTCGATATCTGAAAATTTTCAGATGCGAAACACCCATAAAACAATCGCTGAATCTTTAATCACGCTCGAAGAAATTCTTGAAATCGCCGATCAGAAAAATAAAGAAGTAGTGACCTATCTTTCGATGGGGTTCGGAAATCCTTACGGGGATCCGTGGAATGTGGAGATCGTGGGCGAATGGACAGAAAAATTGGCGGGAATGGGAGTTAAGATTCTATCACTTTCAGATACCGTTGGTAGTTCTACACCGGAAGTAATCACGTATCTTTTTTCCAATTTAATTCCGAAATATCCGCAAATTGAATTCGGAGCACACCTGCATACCACGCCAAACAGTTGGTTTGAGAAAATAGAGGCAGCTTCGAACGCAGGCTGTACCCGTTTTGACGGTGCTATTCAGGGGTTTGGAGGCTGTCCGATGGCAACCGATAAGCTGACAGGTAATATGCCGACCGAAAAGCTGATTTCGTATTTTACCTCCAATAAAAAAGTGACAGGTTTGAATTCTCTAAGTTTTGAGAGTGCGTACAATGAAGCATCAAAATTATTTGGAAAATTTCACTAG
- a CDS encoding SatD family protein → MTSVITGDIIDSRKQKSKDWVESLKRILSPFGDTPLQWEIYRGDEFQIEIKNPEEALLAAILIKAHLKALKLDARMSIGIGDKTHDAEKVSESNGSAFIHSGELFETLKKLKVNLALRTGDTAIDEKMNLMLQLALTFMDNWPAQSAEFVAIAIENPNLSQEELAPKLGIKRAAVSRRQKRAQFDLILSLDRYFRTQINQLTTL, encoded by the coding sequence ATGACTAGTGTAATCACAGGGGATATAATCGATTCCAGAAAGCAAAAATCAAAAGACTGGGTAGAATCTTTAAAGAGAATCTTATCTCCTTTTGGAGATACGCCTCTTCAATGGGAAATATACAGAGGGGATGAATTTCAAATTGAAATAAAGAATCCCGAAGAAGCTTTATTGGCAGCCATCCTTATTAAAGCACATTTAAAAGCTTTAAAACTGGACGCCCGAATGAGCATTGGTATTGGAGATAAAACACATGATGCTGAAAAGGTCTCTGAAAGCAATGGTTCTGCCTTTATACACTCAGGTGAACTTTTTGAGACTTTAAAGAAACTAAAAGTAAATTTAGCATTACGAACCGGCGATACGGCTATCGATGAAAAAATGAATTTAATGCTTCAGCTTGCTCTTACTTTTATGGACAACTGGCCTGCTCAATCTGCCGAATTTGTGGCAATTGCGATAGAAAATCCAAATTTGTCGCAAGAAGAATTAGCTCCGAAATTAGGCATCAAAAGAGCTGCCGTAAGCCGAAGACAAAAACGGGCACAGTTTGATTTAATATTGAGTTTAGACCGCTATTTCAGAACACAAATAAACCAACTTACAACGCTATGA
- a CDS encoding DUF3307 domain-containing protein codes for MILFIKLLLAHLLGDFTAQPNSWVVDKEAKKHKSIYLYLHILLHGILAAILVGEIQFLPYALLIAVSHGVIDLIKLHFQKNKTKRSWFVADQVLHLLVLIGVAFLYNGKTVHFLWLNNQFWILATGILFITKPTSILIKTIISIWNPESQSSHNENSLSKAGNYIGILERLFVFCFILTGHFEAIGFLLAAKSIFRFGDLKEAKDRKLTEYVLIGTLISFGSAIATGLIVQVLLLQLL; via the coding sequence ATGATTTTATTTATAAAACTACTTTTAGCACATTTACTGGGTGATTTCACTGCACAACCTAACTCCTGGGTAGTCGATAAAGAAGCCAAAAAACACAAAAGTATTTATTTATATCTTCATATTCTTTTACATGGAATTCTGGCAGCAATTTTAGTCGGAGAAATTCAATTTCTTCCTTATGCTTTGCTAATTGCCGTATCGCATGGTGTTATCGATTTAATCAAACTCCATTTCCAGAAAAATAAAACAAAACGCAGTTGGTTTGTAGCAGATCAGGTACTGCATCTTTTAGTTTTAATTGGCGTTGCTTTTCTCTATAATGGTAAAACGGTTCATTTTCTATGGCTCAACAATCAATTTTGGATTTTAGCCACAGGAATTTTATTCATTACAAAACCAACTTCTATTCTGATTAAAACCATTATATCGATCTGGAATCCCGAAAGTCAAAGCAGTCACAATGAAAACTCACTCTCCAAAGCCGGAAACTACATTGGCATATTAGAAAGATTATTTGTTTTCTGTTTTATTCTAACGGGACATTTCGAGGCCATTGGTTTCCTGTTAGCCGCAAAATCTATTTTTAGATTTGGCGATCTAAAAGAAGCCAAAGACCGAAAACTAACCGAATATGTTTTAATTGGTACGTTAATTAGTTTTGGAAGCGCTATTGCTACAGGACTAATCGTTCAGGTACTGCTTTTACAATTGCTTTAA
- the pepT gene encoding peptidase T, with translation MQHIIDRFVSYVTIDTESDPNSKTTPSTEKQWNLANKLVEELKTIGLSDVTIDDKAYIMATLPSNVDHEVPTIGFVSHFDTSPDFSGANVKPQIVENYDGKDIVLNAEKNIILSPNYFKDLLQYKGQTIITTDGTTLLGADDKAGITEIVSAMEYLIQHPEIKHGKIRIGFTPDEEIGRGAHHFDVKKFGAAWAYTMDGSQIGELEYENFNAAGAKITFKGKSVHPGYAKGKMINSMLIANDFINELPKGETPQETKGYEGFFHVHHLTGSIEETVLELIIRDHNKKKFEKRKDLIAKIAKKINKKFAKKFGEDIVIAEVKDQYYNMKEKVLPVKHIVNIAEKAMKELGIKPIIKPIRGGTDGSQLSFMGLPCPNIFAGGHNFHGKYEYVPAESMQKATDVIVKIAELTAIPGIFDTPEKPKRKK, from the coding sequence ATGCAACATATCATAGATCGTTTTGTTAGTTATGTAACTATTGACACTGAGTCAGATCCAAATTCAAAAACAACTCCAAGTACAGAAAAACAATGGAATCTTGCCAATAAATTAGTAGAGGAATTAAAGACAATTGGCCTATCAGATGTTACCATAGACGACAAAGCTTACATTATGGCTACCTTGCCTTCTAATGTTGATCATGAAGTTCCAACCATTGGTTTTGTATCTCATTTTGATACTTCTCCTGATTTTAGCGGAGCAAATGTAAAACCTCAGATTGTTGAAAACTATGACGGAAAAGACATCGTTTTAAATGCTGAGAAAAACATCATTTTATCTCCCAACTATTTTAAAGATTTATTACAATACAAAGGACAAACCATTATTACAACTGATGGAACAACCTTATTAGGGGCCGATGACAAAGCAGGAATTACTGAAATCGTCTCTGCTATGGAATACTTAATTCAGCATCCGGAAATTAAACACGGAAAAATTAGAATTGGTTTTACTCCTGACGAAGAAATTGGCCGTGGTGCACATCATTTTGATGTGAAAAAATTTGGCGCCGCATGGGCTTACACTATGGACGGAAGCCAGATTGGTGAATTAGAATATGAAAACTTTAATGCAGCCGGAGCCAAAATCACTTTTAAAGGAAAGAGCGTTCATCCGGGTTACGCCAAAGGAAAAATGATCAATTCAATGTTGATTGCCAACGATTTCATCAACGAACTTCCAAAAGGAGAAACGCCACAGGAAACTAAAGGTTACGAAGGATTTTTCCACGTTCACCACCTCACCGGAAGCATTGAAGAAACTGTTTTAGAATTGATTATCCGCGATCACAACAAGAAAAAGTTTGAAAAACGCAAAGATTTAATTGCTAAAATTGCAAAAAAAATCAATAAGAAATTTGCGAAAAAATTCGGAGAGGATATTGTAATTGCCGAAGTAAAAGATCAGTACTATAATATGAAAGAAAAAGTACTTCCTGTTAAACACATCGTTAATATCGCCGAAAAAGCAATGAAAGAATTAGGCATCAAACCTATCATCAAACCTATTCGTGGCGGAACAGACGGATCGCAATTATCTTTCATGGGACTTCCTTGCCCGAATATATTTGCAGGTGGTCATAACTTTCACGGAAAATACGAATATGTTCCTGCCGAAAGCATGCAAAAAGCAACTGATGTTATTGTAAAGATTGCTGAATTAACGGCAATTCCGGGTATTTTTGACACTCCTGAGAAACCGAAAAGAAAAAAATAA
- the yajC gene encoding preprotein translocase subunit YajC, giving the protein MQDLMKFAPYLLMFVVLYFFMIRPQQKRVKNEKEFESSLKVGDKIITKSGFHGKIVELAETSAVIETMSGKLKIERSAISMEMSSALNKKA; this is encoded by the coding sequence ATGCAAGATTTAATGAAATTTGCGCCTTATTTACTAATGTTTGTCGTGTTATATTTTTTTATGATCCGACCACAACAAAAAAGAGTTAAAAACGAAAAAGAATTTGAAAGCAGCCTAAAAGTAGGTGATAAAATAATTACTAAAAGTGGTTTTCACGGGAAAATCGTTGAGCTTGCTGAAACTAGTGCGGTGATCGAAACAATGTCCGGGAAATTGAAAATTGAGCGTTCAGCGATTTCTATGGAAATGAGTTCTGCTTTGAATAAAAAAGCTTAA
- a CDS encoding quinone-dependent dihydroorotate dehydrogenase, giving the protein MYKSIIRPILFGFDPEEVHYFTFSFVKFISKIPGVSSIIRSIYEVKDSRLEREVFGIKFKNPVGLAAGFDKDAKLYKELSDFGFGFIEIGTVTPVGQEGNPKKRLFRLKEDQAIVNRMGFNNGGVLEAVERLKKNSGVLIGGNIGKNKVTPNENAVDDYIICFDALFDHVDYFVVNVSSPNTPNLRALQDKEPLTDLLQTLQNRNTEKQKTSTQKIKPILLKIAPDLTDEQLLDIIDIVKTTQIAGVIATNTTISRDGLQSANKVETGGLSGKPLTKRSTEVIRFLSEKSNKAFPIIGVGGIHTADDAIEKLNAGASLVQLYTGFIYEGPALIKAINKKVLKQL; this is encoded by the coding sequence ATGTATAAATCGATAATTCGCCCGATACTTTTTGGGTTTGATCCTGAAGAAGTCCATTACTTTACTTTTTCATTCGTTAAATTCATTTCAAAAATCCCCGGGGTTTCATCAATTATCAGATCAATTTACGAAGTAAAAGACAGTCGTCTGGAGCGTGAAGTTTTTGGAATTAAATTCAAAAATCCCGTAGGTTTGGCGGCAGGATTTGACAAAGACGCCAAGCTGTACAAAGAATTATCAGATTTCGGATTCGGATTTATCGAAATTGGAACCGTAACTCCTGTCGGACAGGAAGGAAACCCTAAAAAACGATTGTTTCGACTAAAAGAAGACCAGGCAATCGTCAACCGAATGGGATTCAATAATGGCGGAGTTCTGGAAGCTGTAGAACGTTTGAAAAAGAATTCCGGAGTTTTAATTGGTGGAAATATCGGAAAGAACAAGGTAACGCCAAATGAAAATGCAGTAGACGATTATATCATTTGTTTTGATGCCCTGTTTGATCACGTAGATTATTTTGTGGTCAATGTAAGTTCGCCAAATACACCTAATTTACGTGCATTACAAGACAAAGAACCTCTGACGGATCTGTTGCAAACGCTTCAAAACAGGAATACAGAGAAACAAAAAACAAGTACTCAAAAGATAAAACCAATTTTACTGAAAATTGCTCCGGATCTTACAGATGAGCAGTTATTAGACATTATTGATATTGTAAAAACAACTCAGATTGCGGGTGTGATAGCGACCAATACTACAATTTCACGTGACGGATTGCAATCTGCCAATAAAGTAGAAACGGGTGGATTGTCAGGGAAGCCACTAACAAAACGCTCGACGGAAGTCATTCGTTTTCTTTCGGAAAAAAGCAACAAAGCCTTCCCGATTATTGGAGTAGGTGGAATTCATACTGCCGATGATGCAATCGAGAAATTGAATGCAGGAGCGAGCCTGGTACAATTGTATACCGGTTTTATTTATGAAGGACCGGCTTTGATAAAAGCAATCAATAAAAAGGTTTTAAAGCAATTGTAA
- a CDS encoding ABC transporter ATP-binding protein → MKELSYLNKYFIKYKYSFSLGILITIIAQIFSLFTPKLISKSLNAIEKFDKLPQADQTSQIVIDNYREGLIHNVLLIIATTIVAGFLTFLMRQTLIVMSRHIEFDLKNEVFKQYERLSQNFYKQNRTGDLMNRISEDVSKVRMYVGPAVMYTINTFIRFAIVIIYMYNVSPLLTMYTILPLPILSYCIFKLSSEINKRSTTFQQYLSKVSSFTQEIFSGIRVIKANSLENQHQNNMIALAHESKKKSLDLAKVQSLFGPLMIALIGISNLVVIYFGGVMYINGTIPNIGTIAEFILYVNMLTWPVASLGWVSSMVQEAEASQKRLNEFLKIEPEIKNNNENRSDIEGTISFENVSYTYEDTNIEALKNVTFTVKKGETLAILGKTGSGKSTILSLISRLYEVTEGKITIDENEISGLNLYDLRNNVGIVPQDAFLFSDTIKNNIKFGNQNATDEEVIEAAKNAVVHDNIVAFNKQYDTVLGERGITLSGGQKQRVSIARAIIKNPAILLFDDCLSAVDTETEETILSNLFEICKDKTTIIVSHRVSSAKNADKIIILEDGKIIQQGSHNQLINQEGYYASLYLKQLSEKELL, encoded by the coding sequence ATGAAAGAATTAAGTTATTTAAACAAATATTTCATCAAATATAAATATAGTTTTTCTTTAGGTATTTTAATCACCATAATCGCACAAATATTCTCTCTGTTTACTCCAAAGCTCATTAGCAAGTCGTTAAACGCCATTGAAAAATTTGACAAACTGCCTCAAGCCGATCAGACATCTCAAATTGTCATCGATAATTACCGCGAAGGATTAATTCATAACGTACTGCTAATCATAGCCACTACCATTGTAGCAGGATTTCTAACGTTTTTAATGCGTCAGACTTTGATCGTAATGTCGCGCCATATCGAGTTTGATTTAAAAAATGAGGTTTTCAAACAATATGAGAGACTCTCACAAAACTTTTACAAACAAAACCGCACCGGAGATTTGATGAACCGTATTAGCGAAGATGTTTCAAAAGTTCGTATGTATGTAGGGCCTGCGGTAATGTATACGATCAATACATTTATTCGCTTTGCCATTGTCATTATATATATGTACAATGTCTCACCACTATTGACAATGTACACTATTTTACCTTTACCTATTCTTTCCTATTGCATTTTCAAACTAAGCTCAGAAATCAATAAAAGAAGCACCACTTTTCAGCAATATTTATCTAAAGTTTCCAGTTTTACACAGGAAATCTTTTCCGGTATTCGTGTTATAAAAGCCAATTCATTAGAAAATCAGCATCAGAACAACATGATCGCTCTGGCGCACGAAAGCAAGAAAAAGAGTTTGGATTTAGCCAAAGTACAGTCCTTATTTGGTCCTTTGATGATTGCTTTAATCGGAATCAGTAACCTTGTAGTGATTTACTTTGGAGGTGTGATGTACATCAACGGAACAATTCCGAATATTGGAACGATTGCCGAGTTTATTTTATATGTGAATATGTTAACCTGGCCAGTAGCATCATTAGGATGGGTTTCATCGATGGTACAGGAAGCTGAAGCCTCTCAGAAACGTTTGAATGAATTTTTAAAAATTGAGCCTGAAATAAAAAACAATAACGAAAATCGTTCTGATATTGAGGGTACCATTTCTTTTGAAAACGTAAGCTATACGTACGAAGACACCAATATTGAAGCACTTAAAAATGTAACTTTTACCGTCAAAAAAGGAGAGACATTAGCCATTTTAGGAAAAACCGGTTCAGGGAAGTCCACAATATTATCATTGATCTCTCGTTTATATGAGGTAACCGAAGGAAAAATCACTATTGATGAAAACGAAATTAGCGGTCTGAATCTATATGATTTGCGAAATAATGTTGGAATTGTGCCTCAGGACGCTTTTCTATTCTCGGACACTATTAAAAATAATATAAAATTCGGTAATCAGAACGCTACAGATGAAGAAGTAATCGAAGCGGCCAAAAATGCAGTAGTTCATGATAATATTGTCGCTTTTAACAAACAATATGATACTGTTTTAGGAGAAAGGGGAATCACTCTCTCAGGCGGACAAAAGCAGCGTGTGTCTATTGCGCGCGCCATTATTAAAAATCCGGCGATTTTACTTTTCGACGATTGTTTGTCGGCAGTAGATACAGAAACAGAAGAAACGATCCTTAGCAATTTATTTGAAATTTGCAAGGATAAAACTACAATAATAGTAAGTCATAGGGTATCATCTGCAAAAAACGCCGATAAAATAATCATTCTGGAAGACGGGAAGATCATTCAACAAGGCTCTCATAATCAATTAATAAATCAGGAGGGATATTACGCGTCGTTATATTTAAAACAACTTTCAGAAAAAGAATTACTTTAA
- a CDS encoding Glu/Leu/Phe/Val dehydrogenase, translating to MDATFATGKELQKMDPVFGQLSFDDHEQIVFCNDKDTGLKAIIGIHNSVMGPALGGTRMWNYNTEWEALNDVLRLSRGMTYKSAITGLNIGGGKAVIIGDAKTQKTPELMRKFGEFVHSLSGRYITAEDVGMETKDMDTVRDVTPYVTGISEERGGSGNPSPITAYGVYLGMKAAAKSKFGTDVLEGKKVLVQGIGHVGEALVEYLTKEGAIVTITDINEEKLFQVASKYNASIYSGEDLYTADVDIYAPCAMGAIINDATVDKIKAKVIAGAANNQLADENVHGARLQERGILYAPDFLINAGGIINVYAELEHYGKAEIMTKTENIYNTTLEIIEYAVKNGMTTHKAALTIAQNRIDLRKIENAAKK from the coding sequence ATGGATGCAACTTTCGCAACTGGAAAAGAACTTCAGAAAATGGATCCTGTTTTTGGTCAATTGTCTTTTGACGATCACGAACAAATTGTATTTTGCAATGACAAAGATACAGGTTTAAAAGCAATTATTGGTATTCATAATTCGGTTATGGGACCAGCTTTGGGAGGTACTAGAATGTGGAATTATAATACTGAATGGGAAGCATTAAACGATGTTTTGCGTCTTTCAAGAGGTATGACCTATAAATCAGCCATTACCGGATTGAATATCGGTGGAGGTAAAGCAGTAATTATTGGTGATGCTAAAACGCAAAAAACACCTGAATTAATGCGTAAGTTTGGTGAATTTGTTCACTCTTTAAGCGGTAGATATATTACTGCTGAAGATGTTGGAATGGAAACAAAAGACATGGACACTGTTAGAGATGTAACACCTTATGTTACAGGTATCTCTGAAGAAAGAGGTGGTTCAGGAAATCCTTCTCCAATAACTGCTTACGGTGTTTATTTAGGAATGAAAGCTGCCGCTAAAAGTAAGTTTGGTACTGATGTTTTAGAAGGTAAAAAAGTTTTAGTTCAGGGAATTGGTCACGTAGGTGAAGCTTTGGTTGAGTATTTAACTAAAGAAGGAGCAATCGTTACCATTACTGATATCAATGAAGAGAAATTATTTCAGGTAGCTTCAAAATACAATGCTTCAATCTATTCTGGTGAAGATTTATATACTGCTGATGTTGATATCTATGCACCATGTGCAATGGGAGCGATCATCAACGATGCAACTGTAGATAAAATTAAAGCTAAAGTTATTGCCGGAGCAGCTAACAATCAGTTGGCTGACGAGAATGTTCACGGAGCAAGATTACAGGAAAGAGGAATTTTATACGCTCCTGATTTCTTAATCAACGCTGGTGGAATCATCAACGTATATGCTGAATTAGAGCACTACGGTAAAGCTGAAATCATGACAAAAACCGAAAATATCTATAATACAACTTTAGAGATTATCGAGTATGCTGTGAAAAACGGAATGACAACGCATAAAGCGGCTCTTACAATTGCTCAAAATCGTATCGATTTGAGAAAAATTGAAAACGCAGCTAAGAAGTAA
- a CDS encoding formylglycine-generating enzyme family protein, with protein sequence MKNKTYWIFALLTISLITITYGYTKLREPKQKLTAMYCDEIPNTTEESLFQPTIENKNKPIGKTPAGMVWIPGGEFSMGSNVEDESLCSIKGVTKDAAPIHRVYVDGFFMDKTEVTNDQFEAFVKATGYVTLAEIKPTHEEYPDVPLENLVAGSAVFTPTPAKVDLNNYMQWWTYVHGADWRHPEGAGSSIKGKGSYPVVQISYDDAAVYAKWAGKRLPTEAEWEFAARGGKSGQLYAWGNSLKPKGKFQANIYQGHFPVEKGDTGEDGYIGIAPTAKFAPNPYGLYDIGGNVWEWTNDWYTADYYKIISKKDQVIKNPQGPESSYDPSEPGLPKKVQRGGSFLCTDQYCTRYMVGTRGKGDYKSPANHIGFRCVQ encoded by the coding sequence ATGAAAAATAAAACGTATTGGATTTTTGCCCTTCTAACCATCTCCCTTATTACAATTACTTACGGCTATACTAAACTTAGAGAACCGAAACAAAAGTTAACGGCGATGTATTGTGACGAAATTCCAAATACCACAGAGGAATCATTGTTTCAACCCACAATCGAAAATAAAAACAAACCTATTGGTAAAACTCCTGCAGGAATGGTATGGATTCCGGGTGGAGAATTCTCAATGGGAAGTAATGTTGAAGATGAAAGTTTATGCAGCATAAAAGGAGTTACCAAAGACGCCGCACCCATACACCGCGTTTATGTAGATGGATTTTTCATGGATAAAACTGAAGTCACCAACGACCAATTTGAAGCTTTTGTAAAAGCAACTGGTTATGTTACTTTAGCGGAAATAAAACCTACTCATGAAGAATATCCCGATGTTCCATTAGAAAACCTCGTTGCCGGATCGGCCGTATTTACCCCTACTCCTGCCAAAGTTGATCTCAACAACTATATGCAATGGTGGACTTATGTGCATGGCGCTGACTGGAGACATCCTGAAGGAGCAGGAAGTTCTATAAAAGGAAAAGGCAGCTATCCCGTTGTTCAGATTTCTTATGACGATGCCGCCGTTTATGCCAAATGGGCCGGAAAAAGACTGCCAACCGAAGCGGAATGGGAATTTGCTGCCCGTGGCGGAAAATCAGGTCAGTTATATGCCTGGGGAAACTCCTTAAAACCAAAAGGAAAATTTCAGGCCAACATTTATCAGGGACACTTTCCTGTTGAAAAAGGAGACACGGGTGAAGACGGTTATATTGGGATTGCCCCCACCGCAAAATTTGCCCCTAACCCTTATGGTCTTTATGATATTGGAGGAAATGTATGGGAATGGACCAATGACTGGTATACCGCAGACTATTACAAAATAATCAGTAAAAAGGATCAGGTTATCAAAAACCCTCAGGGCCCTGAATCTTCTTATGATCCTTCAGAACCGGGGCTGCCGAAAAAAGTACAGCGTGGCGGATCTTTTTTATGTACCGATCAGTATTGTACCCGCTATATGGTAGGCACCAGAGGAAAAGGAGATTACAAATCACCAGCCAATCATATCGGTTTCAGATGTGTTCAATAA